A genomic stretch from Aerococcaceae bacterium zg-1292 includes:
- a CDS encoding minor capsid protein — MVMTMVKDYWTERIKAEIKNKIESDAEIGKEMMNLHNRHLRQIEKEIESFYQKYAKDEKIDVNEARKRASAFDVQAFADKAKHYVETKDFSPEANEALKLYNMKMKASRLELMQYHLELEMIALADGEYKLTEKFLNREYIQELNLQAGIMSEFIPSPKILKNMAKAIIDTPYHGATWSENIWKRQDALRTIVGSITQASVLRGRNATEYISLLRKEFKTGAYEARRLAVTETARVQTAVQKAMYDENGFDEYIYMAEPSACEICGSLDGKRFKVAEMQPGKNASPMHPHCRCSTAPAVDRENIAKKLKLAEANKNSVNLNRLFRNKSNNKRKPINIVKQKKLTKDFSENGGKVWQDNEALDYLNKRNAQAMNLNSKLIVLQPKPTISEVLEELYHAQQWENGELDGTPLSIIQSEIKAQEYLLSVSKRYNIPKEEINETKRNLEYWRKELEKIEN; from the coding sequence TTGAAAAAGAGATTGAATCGTTTTATCAAAAGTACGCTAAAGATGAGAAAATCGATGTGAATGAAGCAAGGAAACGTGCAAGCGCATTTGATGTACAGGCTTTTGCTGATAAAGCGAAGCATTACGTAGAAACTAAAGACTTTTCACCAGAAGCGAATGAAGCGTTGAAGCTATATAACATGAAGATGAAAGCGAGTCGTTTGGAGTTAATGCAGTATCATCTTGAGTTAGAGATGATAGCGTTGGCTGATGGTGAGTATAAATTGACCGAGAAGTTTTTAAACCGTGAGTATATTCAAGAGTTGAATTTGCAAGCGGGGATAATGTCTGAGTTTATTCCAAGTCCTAAGATATTAAAGAATATGGCGAAAGCAATTATTGATACGCCTTATCATGGGGCAACTTGGAGCGAAAATATTTGGAAAAGGCAAGATGCTCTAAGAACGATTGTGGGTAGTATTACGCAAGCGTCTGTTTTGAGAGGTAGAAATGCTACTGAATATATTTCCTTATTGCGTAAAGAGTTCAAAACGGGAGCGTATGAAGCTAGGCGCTTAGCGGTGACTGAAACAGCCAGAGTACAGACAGCTGTTCAAAAAGCAATGTATGATGAAAACGGCTTTGATGAATATATTTATATGGCAGAGCCTTCAGCATGCGAAATTTGTGGTAGTTTAGACGGCAAACGATTCAAGGTAGCTGAAATGCAACCAGGGAAGAACGCTAGCCCGATGCATCCACATTGCCGGTGTAGTACGGCGCCAGCGGTGGATAGAGAAAATATAGCAAAGAAACTGAAACTTGCTGAAGCAAATAAAAATAGTGTGAATTTGAATAGGTTATTTAGAAACAAAAGTAATAATAAGCGAAAACCTATTAATATTGTAAAACAGAAAAAATTAACAAAAGATTTTAGCGAAAATGGTGGGAAAGTATGGCAAGATAATGAGGCCCTTGATTATTTGAACAAAAGGAATGCTCAGGCAATGAATTTGAATTCGAAATTGATTGTGCTTCAACCTAAACCTACGATTTCTGAAGTTCTTGAAGAACTCTACCATGCTCAGCAATGGGAAAATGGTGAATTAGATGGGACACCGTTGTCAATTATTCAATCTGAAATAAAGGCTCAAGAATATTTACTTTCTGTATCAAAAAGGTATAATATACCTAAAGAGGAAATTAACGAAACAAAACGTAATCTAGAATACTGGAGGAAGGAGCTAGAGAAAATTG